A genomic region of Miscanthus floridulus cultivar M001 chromosome 3, ASM1932011v1, whole genome shotgun sequence contains the following coding sequences:
- the LOC136546918 gene encoding uncharacterized protein has protein sequence MPRFFLFCLVSSQLAATTVMARPFATILLLDGGAMSSVAVAEGPYSAPAVALHAHSLLEESRFAGSPLSSHHGGNRPFDRTFAGGKIIVAGLAAAIVVAIFCYIRITRKKNVVEPKV, from the coding sequence ATGCCTCGGTTCTTCCTCTTCTGCTTGGTGTCCAGCCAGCTGGCCGCGACCACGGTCATGGCGCGCCCGTTCGCCACCATCCTCCTGCTGGACGGCGGCGCGATGAGCAGCGTAGCCGTAGCAGAGGGTCCTTACTCCGCTCCTGCCGTCGCCCTGCACGCGCACTCCCTGCTGGAGGAGTCCAGGTTCGCCGGATCGCCGCTGAGCTCGCACCACGGCGGCAACAGACCCTTCGACCGGACGTTCGCCGGCGGCAAGATCATAGTGGCGGGGCTCGCCGCGGCCATCGTCGTTGCCATCTTCTGCTACATCCgcatcaccaggaagaagaacgTCGTGGAGCCAAAAGTCTGA